A section of the Leptotrichia buccalis C-1013-b genome encodes:
- a CDS encoding serine/threonine-protein kinase, producing MNFLSKGTRLKKKYKIINYVAKSKLSNIYLAKNEKNEKVIIKECFPEEIVIRNGRYVFTNKYKKDFENFKKNFFKEKCILERFLKKSKKRKTKNESGIVKIVDFFSENDTNYIVTEYFCGITLKKYILENRIGKKGLEVNEILKIFFKIADLVCQIHKKNIIHCDLKPSNILINVRGNIKIIDLGTSVEKGGKIEFIKVSEGYSPIEIYSEKIKIDERSDVYSLMAILYFMFCGKKVDGVIERFYKPELEFEREVILGFEKIEKFKKMEEVIKKGLEYEREKRFGSVKEMVEEIKKFEPKVLKNCK from the coding sequence ATGAATTTTTTATCAAAAGGAACCAGACTTAAAAAAAAATATAAAATTATAAATTATGTAGCAAAGAGCAAACTTTCAAATATTTATTTGGCGAAAAATGAAAAAAATGAGAAAGTAATTATTAAGGAATGTTTTCCAGAAGAAATTGTTATTCGGAATGGGAGATATGTTTTTACTAATAAATATAAAAAAGACTTTGAAAACTTTAAGAAAAATTTTTTTAAAGAGAAATGTATTTTGGAAAGATTTTTGAAAAAATCTAAAAAGCGAAAAACGAAAAATGAAAGTGGAATTGTAAAAATTGTTGATTTTTTTAGTGAAAATGACACAAATTATATTGTTACAGAATATTTTTGCGGAATTACTTTGAAAAAATATATTTTGGAAAATAGAATTGGAAAAAAAGGGCTGGAAGTAAATGAGATTTTGAAAATATTTTTTAAAATTGCAGATTTAGTTTGCCAAATTCATAAAAAAAATATTATTCATTGTGATTTAAAGCCTTCAAATATTTTGATTAATGTTAGGGGAAATATAAAGATTATTGATCTTGGAACTAGTGTGGAAAAAGGTGGAAAAATTGAATTTATAAAGGTTTCGGAAGGATATTCGCCGATTGAAATTTATTCTGAAAAAATAAAGATTGATGAAAGAAGTGATGTTTACTCGCTAATGGCAATTTTGTACTTTATGTTCTGTGGAAAAAAAGTGGATGGAGTAATTGAGAGATTTTATAAGCCAGAATTGGAATTTGAGCGGGAAGTTATTTTGGGATTTGAAAAGATTGAAAAATTTAAGAAAATGGAAGAAGTTATAAAAAAGGGGCTTGAGTATGAAAGGGAAAAAAGATTTGGGAGCGTTAAGGAAATGGTGGAAGAAATAAAAAAATTTGAGCCAAAAGTTTTGAAAAATTGTAAATGA